TTTATCAATGTCGGTTATCGCTCAAAAACAAATGGAAAATTTAGACCGTGGGGTATTAGCTGTTAGAACCAGTAGTAGTAAAGTTTTGGTAAGTTGGAGAATTTTTGGAACAGAATTCTCAACAGCTTCCTACAATGTATACCGAGGCTCTACTAAAATAAATGCAACCCCTATTACTGGTGCAAGTAATTTTGAAGACACAACAACTACCAATAGTACTTACAGTGTTTCTGCGATTATTGATGGAGTTGAACAACAACTGTCAAATACTGTTAATACATGGGCGGATATTTATAAAAAAATACCTCTAACGCCTCCTCCTGGTGGAACAACTCCCGATAATATTTCATATACTTATACTGCTAATGATGTATCGGTTGGAGATTTAGATGGTGATGGGCAATATGAACTTGTTTTAAAATGGACACCTACTAATTCCCATGATAATGCCCATAAGGGCTACACAGGAAATACGTTTCTCCAAGGATTAAAAATGGATGGCACTATTTTATGGACTATAGATTTAGGTAGAAATATTCGTTCTGGAGCTCATTACACACAATTTATGGTGTATGATTTAGATGGTGACGGAAAAGCGGAAATTGCTTGTAAAACTGCAGATGGCACAATAGATGGATCTGGCACTATTTTAGGAGATAAAAATGCAGACTATAGAGACAATAGAGGTTATGTTTTAGAAGGATCGGAATATTTAAGTCTCTTTTCAGGCGAAACAGGAGTTTTTATTGCTACACAAGACTACATTCCTGCAAGAGGAAAAGTATCTGATTGGGGAGATAGTTATGGCAATAGGGTCGATCGTTTTTTGGCATGTATTGCTTATCTTGATGGTAAACGCCCTAGTGTTGTTTTTACTAGAGGCTACTATACACGTACGGTTTTAGCAGCTTACGATTATAGAGATGGACAATTAACCAATCGTTGGGTGTTTGACACTAACAAAAAGGGCAATGAGAAATATTTCGGACAAGGAAATCACAATATAGCAGTAGGTGATTTAGATGGTGACGGAAAAGATGAAATTCAATTTGGATCTTGTGCCATAGATGATAATGGTACTGGATTATACTCTACAGGTTTTGGTCATGGAGATGCTGCACATTTAGGAGATTTTAACCCTGAACATGAAGGATTAGAATATTTTATGGCTCACGAAGAAGCAAACAACCCTAAGGTACCACAGATTGATTATAGAGACCCTAAAACTGGTAAAGTTTTCTGGAGTATTCCTGGTAATGGAGATATAGGTCGTGGAGTAACTGCAGATATAGACCCAAACCATATTGGCACAGAAAGTTGGGCATCTAACGGATCTGGAATACACAATACAAAAGGCGAAGTAATTTCTACAACGTATCCCACTGCTGGTCGAAGAGGTGCTAGCTTTAACATGTTTGCATGGTGGGATGGAGATTTATTACGAGAAATAGTAGATAAAACAGTAATTGCCAAATGGAAACCAGAAACCAAGACTACAGAAATATTACTTAAAGGTTACAACTATGATGGCATGAATTTAAAAAGTAATAACTGGACTAAATCTAACCCTTGCTTAATTGCAGATATTTTAGGAGATTGGAGAGAAGAGATTATTTGGAGAAATGAAGAAAACACAGCATTAGTAATTTTTTCTACACCTTATCCAACAACCAAAAGAATTTTCACATTAATGCACGACCCATTATACCGTACAAGTATTGCTTGGCAGAATGTAGCTTATAATCAACCTGCTCACACTAGTTTTTATTTAGGACATGGCATGAAAAAGCCTCCTGCTCCTAAAATTTATTTAGCAAAAAAAGAAATAAACTCTAAAAGAAATTAAAAATTATTACATGAATATCTTTCAAAAAAAAAGCTTAAATATATCGATAAAATTAGGGGCGCTCTTTGTAATAATATTCACAATAGTACAATGCGCCACTCCTACTAAACAAATTGATCTAAAAGGAAATTGGTCGTACAAACTAGACAAAGAAAACGTTGGTTTAAAAGAAAAATGGCAAACTCTTAAATTCAAAGATACCATTCAACTTCCAAGTTCTTTGAGAGATAAAGGCATTGGAGACAATCCAACATTAACAACCGAATGGACAGGAAGTATTTACGATAGCACATGGTTTTTTAACCCAACAATGCGTAAATACAGAAAAAAAGATAGCTTAAAATTTCCATTTTGGTTAACTCCAGACAAACATTATGTAGGAGCTGCTTGGTATCAAAAAGACATTATAATTCCAGAAAACTGGAAAGACAAAACCTTAGGTTTAGAATTAGAAAGACCACATTGGCAAACTCAAGTTTGGATAGACACTGTTTATGGTGGCTCTCAAAACAGTTTATCGGCATCTCACCAATATACTTTTAACCAAAATATAAATCCAGGAAAGCACACAGTAACTATTCGTATAGATAATGCCATAAGAGACTTAGATGTTGGCATTAATTCGCATAGTATTTCAGACCATACACAAGGAAATTGGAACGGCATTGTTGGAAATATGATTTTGTATCCAATCAATGAATATAAAATAAATCAACTTAAAATAACTCCTAATCTTAGCGATAAAAACATTCAAGCTAAAATCATTCTGAATAAAAAAACACAAGAAAATTTAAAAGTCTCAATTAAGATAAATGGTTTAAATCATGAACAGCATTTAGAACCTTCAACTTTCAACTTTGAAAATAATTCAACCGAATGTATTATTAAAATCCCAATGGGTGATGATTTTAAAACTTGGAGCGAGTTTAATCCAAACCTATATAAAATTGAAGTCGCCATAGAAAATGAAGATGGTATTCAAGATGTAAAAGAAGATGTTTTCGGAATGCGAGCATTCACTATAGAAGAAAAACATTTCAAAATAAATGGCACTCAAATATCTTTAAGAGGCACTACAGAATGTAGTGTATTTCCGCTAACGGGTTACCCTCCTACAGATGAAGCTTCATGGACACGTATTTATGAAATATGTAAATCATTCGGATTAAACCACATGCGTTTTCATTCGTATTGCCCGCCAGAAGCTGCCTTTATAGCAGCAGATAAAGCGGGGATTTACCTGCAAGTTGAAGGTCCAAGTTGGGCAAAATATTCTGTTAGTTTAGGAAACGGAAAACCCATTGATACCTATTTAATGGAAGAAACAAAACGCATTATTGATGCTTACGGCAATCACCCTTCGTTTTGTATGATGGCTTATGGAAATGAACCTTCTGGAAATTATGTTCCTTATTTAGAAAATTGGGTGAGTCATTTTAAAGCTTATGATCCTCAGCGTGTATTTACTGGAGCATCAACAGGTAGAAGCTGGTCTATTATTGAAAATAGCGATTTTATTGTGCGCTCTCCTCCTCGTGGTTTAAATTGGAAAAATGAACAACCACAAAGCCTATTTGACTACCGAGATAAAACTGAAAACCAAAATAGGCCTTATGTCACTTTCGAAATGGGACAATGGTGTGTGTATCCTAATTTTGATGAAATTAAAAAATATACAGGTCCACTAAAAGCTAAAAATTTTGAATTGTTTCAAGAAGATTTAAAAGATCACCATATGGCAGATCAGGCAAATGATTTTTTAATGGCATCGGGTAAATTACAAGCTTCTTGCTACAAACAAGAAATAGAAGCGACTTTACGAACTCCTAATTTAGCAGGGTTTCAGTTGCTAAGTTTAAATGATTTTTCTGGTCAAGGCACTGCGCTAGTTGGAGTTTTAGATGCTTTTTGGGATGAAAAAGGATACATTTCTGCTGAAGAATTTAAATCGTTTTGTAATGATGTTGTACCACTTGTAAGATTACCAAAATATACGTTTTATAATGATGAAACTTTAATAGCTAATGTTGAAGTTGCTAATTTTAGTGGTGAAGTATTAAAAGATGCAAACTCAAAATGGGAATTACTTAATGAAGAAAACACAATACTTCAATCAGGACATTTAAATTCAGAAGCTATTCCTATTGGAAAAGGCAATAAAATTGGAGACATTAACTTACCATTAAATTTTATAAATAAAGCTTCAAAATTAACTTTAAAAGTTCATGTAGGAAACTATACAAATCAATGGTATGTTTGGGTATATCCTAAAACTGAAACAAAGGTTAATGTTAATGACATCTACATCACCAAAAGTTTAGATAAAAAAGCAACTCAAATTTTAAAACAAGGCGGCAACGTATTATTACTTGCTGCTGGTAAAGTAGAAAACGGAAAAGATATTGTGCAGTATCAAACCCCTGTTTTTTGGAATACATCTTGGTTTAAAATGAGACCACCACACACAACAGGCATTTTACTGAAAGACAAACATCCTGTGTTTAATGATTTTCCAACAGATTATTATGCTGATTTACAATGGTGGGAAATTGCAAATAGACAGCAAATTATGAATTTAGAAAACTTCCCGCCTAATTTTAGACCAATCGTTCAACCTATTGATACTTGGTTTTTAAATAGACGATTAGCAATGCTTTTTGAAGCACATGTAAATGGTGGAAAGTTGATAGTTTGTAGTATTAATTTAGATGGAGTTAATGACAACCAACCTGTAGCAAAACAATTATACAAAAGCATTATAAGCTATATAAATTCAGATGATTTCAAACCTAATGATACTATTTCATTAGACATTATTAATGAGTTATTTGAAAAGAAAGAACGTACAATATGGAATTCTTATGTAAAAGAAAATCCATAAATATTACTTAAAAACGTTTAGTTATTATGAAGTTTTACTTTCATTATATTCTCATTTTATTATTAGCTACAAAGTCTGTTAATAGTCAAACGATTACTATTGACGCACAAATTGAAACTCCAAAAATTATTGAGAATAGCTTAAAAATGGGTAATCCAGGATCAACTGGAAAAGAAATTACTATAAACAATAAGTTCTTATCATTAGCAAGCAAACCCATGATTCCTGTTATGGGAGAAATTCATTTTTCAAGATGTAATCCTGATAAGTGGGAAGATTTAATTCTAAAAATGAAAGCCAATGGCATTACCATTATTTCTACCTATGTTTTTTGGATTTATCACGAAGAGGAAAAAGGAACTTTTAATTGGGAAGGAAGTAAAAACTTAAAACGTTTTATAGAGCTATGTAAAAAGCATGATGTTTGGGCATATCCTCGAATTGGTCCATGGTGTCATGGCGAAGTTAGAAATGGTGGATTACCAGATTGGATTGTGAACCAAGAAGCATTTAAACCACGAACTAACGATGCCAAATATCTTGAATATGTTGACCAATGGTATCGTGAAATTTCCGAGCAATTAAAAGGACTTTATTATAAAGATGATGGTCCTGTTATTGGAATTCAATTAGAAAACGAATATTGGAGAGGAAAAGGAGGCGAAAAACACATCATGACTTTAAAAAATATAGCTTTAAACTACGGCATTGATGTGCCCATGTATACCATTACTGGCTGGAGAAATACGTCTACTCCAGAAAATGAAGTTATACCGCTTTGGGGAGGTTATCCTGCTGCTCCTTGGAATACCAATATTAAAGAAATAAAATCTAATGCCAGTTATGTGTTTAACAAACCTATAAACGATCAAAGTATAGGAAACGAAGCCAGTACTACTAAATACCAACCAAATTACTCGTTATACCCATACTTTACTTGCGAATTAGGAATTGGCAACCAAATTTCAGAACACAGAAGACCTGTTTTAAACCCTATTGACGGCATAACTATTGCAACATCAAACGTAGCTTCTGGAAGTAACTTACCAGGATATTATGTATTTGCAGGTGGCTTAAACCCTGTTGGAAAACTCACCACATTGCACGAGGAAAGATATGAATCTGGTTATTGGAATGAATACCCAATTATATCTTATGATTTTCAAGCTGCTTTAAGAGAAACTGGCGAAATATCATCAGCATATCATAAATTAAAACCTTTACATTATTTCTTGTCGGAGTTTGGAGAGCAACTTGCTCCCATGACACCCATTATTCCTTCAAACAACGACAATCCAGACGATTTGCAATACGCTTTTAGAGTAAAAGATAATAGCGGGTATTTATTCGTTTCAAATTATTATAGAGGACATAAAAAAACTACTAAAAAAGATGTACAATTTCATATTAAATTAAAAGAAGGAGATATTAAAATTCCATCTTCATCAATAAACATAGAAGACAGCACCGTTTTTATATGGCCTGTAAATCTTAAAATGGGTAATAATATATTAAAATATGCCACTGCCCAACCCATTTGTAATATTAAAACTAAAAAAACTGAAGACTGGTATTTTACGGAAACGAAAAACATAAACACCGAGTTTCTATTTGATTCAAAAAGCATTGGGACAGTTACTATTAATGGTCTAAAGCAAGAAAAAAAGAATGATGGTTATTTATTGAATACTATTAAATCAGGACTAAGCAATCCTATTATTATTAAAAATAGGGATGGTTCTGTGAAGCGCATTTTTGTATTATC
The nucleotide sequence above comes from Flavobacteriaceae bacterium HL-DH10. Encoded proteins:
- a CDS encoding rhamnogalacturonan lyase; its protein translation is MKKELPTITCLKIMLFIAVFGFLSMSVIAQKQMENLDRGVLAVRTSSSKVLVSWRIFGTEFSTASYNVYRGSTKINATPITGASNFEDTTTTNSTYSVSAIIDGVEQQLSNTVNTWADIYKKIPLTPPPGGTTPDNISYTYTANDVSVGDLDGDGQYELVLKWTPTNSHDNAHKGYTGNTFLQGLKMDGTILWTIDLGRNIRSGAHYTQFMVYDLDGDGKAEIACKTADGTIDGSGTILGDKNADYRDNRGYVLEGSEYLSLFSGETGVFIATQDYIPARGKVSDWGDSYGNRVDRFLACIAYLDGKRPSVVFTRGYYTRTVLAAYDYRDGQLTNRWVFDTNKKGNEKYFGQGNHNIAVGDLDGDGKDEIQFGSCAIDDNGTGLYSTGFGHGDAAHLGDFNPEHEGLEYFMAHEEANNPKVPQIDYRDPKTGKVFWSIPGNGDIGRGVTADIDPNHIGTESWASNGSGIHNTKGEVISTTYPTAGRRGASFNMFAWWDGDLLREIVDKTVIAKWKPETKTTEILLKGYNYDGMNLKSNNWTKSNPCLIADILGDWREEIIWRNEENTALVIFSTPYPTTKRIFTLMHDPLYRTSIAWQNVAYNQPAHTSFYLGHGMKKPPAPKIYLAKKEINSKRN
- a CDS encoding glycoside hydrolase family 2 TIM barrel-domain containing protein; this translates as MNIFQKKSLNISIKLGALFVIIFTIVQCATPTKQIDLKGNWSYKLDKENVGLKEKWQTLKFKDTIQLPSSLRDKGIGDNPTLTTEWTGSIYDSTWFFNPTMRKYRKKDSLKFPFWLTPDKHYVGAAWYQKDIIIPENWKDKTLGLELERPHWQTQVWIDTVYGGSQNSLSASHQYTFNQNINPGKHTVTIRIDNAIRDLDVGINSHSISDHTQGNWNGIVGNMILYPINEYKINQLKITPNLSDKNIQAKIILNKKTQENLKVSIKINGLNHEQHLEPSTFNFENNSTECIIKIPMGDDFKTWSEFNPNLYKIEVAIENEDGIQDVKEDVFGMRAFTIEEKHFKINGTQISLRGTTECSVFPLTGYPPTDEASWTRIYEICKSFGLNHMRFHSYCPPEAAFIAADKAGIYLQVEGPSWAKYSVSLGNGKPIDTYLMEETKRIIDAYGNHPSFCMMAYGNEPSGNYVPYLENWVSHFKAYDPQRVFTGASTGRSWSIIENSDFIVRSPPRGLNWKNEQPQSLFDYRDKTENQNRPYVTFEMGQWCVYPNFDEIKKYTGPLKAKNFELFQEDLKDHHMADQANDFLMASGKLQASCYKQEIEATLRTPNLAGFQLLSLNDFSGQGTALVGVLDAFWDEKGYISAEEFKSFCNDVVPLVRLPKYTFYNDETLIANVEVANFSGEVLKDANSKWELLNEENTILQSGHLNSEAIPIGKGNKIGDINLPLNFINKASKLTLKVHVGNYTNQWYVWVYPKTETKVNVNDIYITKSLDKKATQILKQGGNVLLLAAGKVENGKDIVQYQTPVFWNTSWFKMRPPHTTGILLKDKHPVFNDFPTDYYADLQWWEIANRQQIMNLENFPPNFRPIVQPIDTWFLNRRLAMLFEAHVNGGKLIVCSINLDGVNDNQPVAKQLYKSIISYINSDDFKPNDTISLDIINELFEKKERTIWNSYVKENP
- a CDS encoding beta-galactosidase — translated: MKFYFHYILILLLATKSVNSQTITIDAQIETPKIIENSLKMGNPGSTGKEITINNKFLSLASKPMIPVMGEIHFSRCNPDKWEDLILKMKANGITIISTYVFWIYHEEEKGTFNWEGSKNLKRFIELCKKHDVWAYPRIGPWCHGEVRNGGLPDWIVNQEAFKPRTNDAKYLEYVDQWYREISEQLKGLYYKDDGPVIGIQLENEYWRGKGGEKHIMTLKNIALNYGIDVPMYTITGWRNTSTPENEVIPLWGGYPAAPWNTNIKEIKSNASYVFNKPINDQSIGNEASTTKYQPNYSLYPYFTCELGIGNQISEHRRPVLNPIDGITIATSNVASGSNLPGYYVFAGGLNPVGKLTTLHEERYESGYWNEYPIISYDFQAALRETGEISSAYHKLKPLHYFLSEFGEQLAPMTPIIPSNNDNPDDLQYAFRVKDNSGYLFVSNYYRGHKKTTKKDVQFHIKLKEGDIKIPSSSINIEDSTVFIWPVNLKMGNNILKYATAQPICNIKTKKTEDWYFTETKNINTEFLFDSKSIGTVTINGLKQEKKNDGYLLNTIKSGLSNPIIIKNRDGSVKRIFVLSEKQMDNFWYFKSKNKTYAFLSTAHLVMNENENLHVFSTHETDEVIALNSTLKSSSKTKNGFKYYTIKNEKNNINFNLEKVDLIDEAKWLQISPENYQDKNEMYHKQFFKHFKVENTADIKKATFHFLTEETCIIRINGKWLNQNIAIEKTSQLDFTGYFKKGENDILLDFPYVKNKKAFVGVLEVEFYNANKILIPTDLSWLNTEQYKIPAPWDLVRNKTKPVITEKPIQYQDFGFTPNRYQLTLDKTQIDTYKNIYLRLNYSGDKITCYSGENLVADNFNNDTTWSINLTDIKLEKDVPLIFEIEPYGENPKIYFDLPQILDKTKINSIEINEEYLNVFELKK